TGTAATCGAATACCTAGCGGTGTTTTAATAATTCACAGTTCATCATTATGAACTACAGTAAATGGATCTCCTCTAATAGCAAGATGGGTTCAGTCCACAACCGGCAAGgccggatttgtagacttcacacgcctttccaaacattatggagaaatctgtCTCAGTCACGCAGGTTTCcagtagcaagtgatatttaattggcttaaattaaaaacgcacataactccgaaaagtgtgACGTTCAATGTGGGGAGCCTGGAATGCGCTTTTCCGTTGCGTAACAGACCTATTTATTCTTGGTATCACAAACCTTCATCCTATCTACCTAGAACATGCATAGAGATAGACGCAAACCCAAGTTCACGTTATGCTTAGATTTAGCAGTGTACCAGAACAATGTTCATCTTACCTTGACTCCTCAGCACCATTCCCTTCGAGTCTTCACATTCTGAAAGgactttcaaattttttttaattaatgtcgCAAAATTACCTTAAATGATAAAATCGACAAGTTTGGAGAACCGGGCGGCTGATTAACCATACATGACGCCATCTCCTCGGGTGAGAAGTCAACTTTTCCTCCCCGTTCTTTCAATCGGTACCACATAAATACAGTTTTGTATGCATTCTCGTTAGAACAGGAACCACACATCATTGTGGTAACTGCGTCTAGGCCTTGTGGTGCAACTGCCATTAATACACTCTTTAACTTTTGAGGCCAATCCACTGCCGGAAACACACCGAGAGCTGGACGATTGACGAGGGATCTCTGGTGAATGAAACATAAATTATAGATACTATTACTTTTAGAACTAAATAGAGCCAGAAACAGAACACGCGTCACTGCTGGAAACAGCTGCTGCGACAGTGTTATTGACTGCACGCGTTTTAGCAGCACCACGTTTCATACAGGTGGCATGCACGAGGTTTTCTACAACAGTAGTAATATTGCgggaagataaataaatatactacgacaatacacacatcgccatctaaccctaaagtaagcgtagcttatatgggtactaagatgactgaagaatatttttatgaattatatacataaatacttataatatacatataaacaactgaaaaacatacatgttcatgacacaaacattttccagcagccgtaaaaataaaaaatttaagatgtGTGAAGAAgatgtgtgttttatttaagaagtgcttttgtgcatgtctgaagtgcacgccactgcagggtTTAAGGCACTATGGAAGGAGAGCTGCTGTGTGCACTGCAATGTGATGATCTCTTGAGAGTTAAGTGCGACGCGTGACGCTTTGTACGATTGTCCCCCATACTGTGTTTGTTTCTATATCTGTGTAACTGTGCACTGCATcttcatcaatcatcaatagcctattacagtccaccgCTCGACTAAGGCCGCTCCTTACGGGAGGATTTGTCCATAAACACTACGTTCGGCAGACAAATTTATGATTGCAGTAGGGGGTAATAGTTGTGCggaagacgctgctgcccaaTGTCCCTATTATTCTCTTAGTCCCCCTTACGACAACCGCGGGAAAACGAGGggtgttgacaactgtattctgggGTTCGGTGACAAATTTATTCTGACCAGCCATAACCACACGGCACTGAAgaaattaaatctttaaatacGCGTAATTAACTTACGAGACTATGTTTATCTTCAAAAGCTTTCAATAGCTCCGGATGATTGTATCCGACAGGTATCGATGATATTTGCGTAAACGAGTCCAAAAACGTATTTCCATCAGCATCCACAAAATAATTACCAATGCATTTATCATAATCGGCAAACAGTTGCACCGAACCTGCTTGCTGGAAACATTAATTGAATTAACATGGTATTATAATATCTGAAGGATTCATGATTTCAGTAACACTGttgacattatatttattttatttttgtagtaggtaattaattgtaaaatatatttctatttcatTTCTTTGATGTTAAACTTCTTCCCACAAGCAAGATGTTTTTAATTCAACGtggtattgttattttaaacagCTTTGTTAAAGTATGACATAAGTTTCACATCTCTGTTAAATCAGAACCAATTTTTCAACAGGTTTATGTCTATGTcctaaatttgaatttaggtaGCTAATGAGGATCTTAGAAGCAATTCACTTAAAACCAGTCCAATGTACCTGtagtaattattactataaaggtctatattaaaatttaagtaacTACATAATCTTACAGGCACATACCTGTAACGAAGACAGTTCTTTGAGTAGGGCTTCTGTTTTCGGCCCAGGAACTGAGGTTTTAATATCAGGTTTCTTTGGTTCTGCTTGTGGTACTGTTGAAAAGCTTTTTAaatctgtaataatattattactacaaTACTGTAATATACTGTATTATATAACTAACTGTTACCTATGGCTAGCTAGATACAGATTAATGATGATACTGTGTAGAACTTTTGACTCTTTTCTAATTTAGTCAGTTTACACAGCCAACAGAGTCCATCTATCAAAATCAGCTATCTGAAGCTTATGGAAAGCtccatttatattaattaacttcTGACCATCTAACTTTAAAGAGAAGGTTACATACATAAAACAACTGGATAACAACTCTCAAAAGATAAGAACTTTACATAAAACCagcttacaaaaaaattgtattacaagataaataattacaaaaatgagAGAAAAGATAGGTTGTCAATTGCTCCTGATAGCTAATTTGGTTTTTAGTGCCATTTTGAGATGGGGATATCAAAGAAAATATACACCCAGCAAAGTTCTGTGAGCTGCTCAGAACAGGATGTGTGGGATGGAACCATTGTAGCTTTAGGTCTAAGTTAACAAAGGatttataaatgattatttttttgtttggtatgttATATCTCAGAGGTGGTaccatttttaatttggtgaagactTATTAGAGCGTtcctggagaaattgagggaactcttcaaatattataggcacagcTATAgcaatttggatatttttttttaaatgttgtagcaaatattaatttcttactttttaatttttaaaatttaatttctgcgttttgtcaatttttgtttgattttttatttacacgtacACTATAGTAAGTAAGAATGAAATTTTGTGAAGATGCTGAAAGCAATTACTTTGCTTTCagaatttccatttttttttaaatgatgttAGAATAAAACTTACGTTTTTCACCTTGGTGTAAAAATCTTTTCGTAAATGGCTGTCTGAATATAcgcaacattttaaatattacttatttaccgAATAATTGAGATCCAATAAAGCTGGCCTGTGATTAAAAtctaattttagaaaaattagtaaatttttaaaaccaaGTAGCCCCGGACCCAGAATACGACCGTCCAGACAAAAACTACAATACTAGTGTTTTACTGTCTAGTGGCTAGCCAATTAAAGGGTCTAGCTAGGCttgcataaaaaatatcagTTTATCGATAAATCGATTTAATATCGCAAACATAACAAATATGATATagtattgaaatcgatatattTCCGATTACTGAAACTGCTACAATTAAGTAACtagtaaagaaaaacaaatattgaatttcggtaaaaaattgttttagaatattttacaaaaatatcacaattgatattattatatttattaagttatattgctataataattgtgattttaatatttatattttatgtaaaatcttAAATCACTGTGACTATACACTGTAAGTACACTGTACGATCATTTAAACCTATAGTGAGTACTTTATAGAAATATATGTTCATTTCGATAAATAAATGTCAGAAACAATGTTGAAACACAGTTATTCCATTGTTTTGAGTTTTTACTTGTCGTTGTGGTCGTTTTAATTGTCTtcgtttttgaagtaaaacttctttaggcgcgactagggagtaacacagatttttttacgtctgtgtagtttccgctatttaaaaataataatttgaatccactccacgcttcttgactcaCGCCcgcgccagctagtggcaaatatcataatcaattaggattatttatttccaatgctttcaaacggatcaattgtgaatagcaaagtgaataaaaattcaacagttcataaaaaatattttaaacttgttGTTGCTACTTCGTCAgcgttgtattttgtttttgatgtgacattaaatttagttctagttctaaaaaaaaattaaagtattcagtatcgctaagccttaaatgaggggtttgctgctgtccgctgagttctgtcctgtatctccaaccacagtttgggcaaaaataaacacatattataacctctatagaacaaaaataattatttaaataggttctaATTTGTCGTgagttatggcgtaaaatcatcaaacactttcatcccctctcccaaagaaaccgagcttaatgtcgggataaaaagtatcgtatattacttctaacacttccatgaatatatatacaaagtttcatgagaatcggcttagtagtttttgcgtgaaaacgtaataaacaaacttacattgacattttccGTATTGAAGCCATTTTATTTTGCCAATTTTGGCCCTAATAGCAATGGTGAAGGTTCTCGTACTTAACGCTAGTGATGCAACTTTTGCTATTAAAGGTATCTTTCGAATTGCTTTTAACGGAAAATATACTATTAGTTTTTTAATGGACTTCAGGGATATAGCAATACTTcgtcatatacaacgtgtaaatgaaaaccgaaataatttttcacaggctttagaggaacattattaaatgtatctgagactgagacttatctgtgaaatctaaacgctaatagtttttaagtaaaccactgccatttttactgaaagaaatcaggtacaaccctaacatcatttgcaaaacaaaatcaagtaactcctgtcacttatTTAATCAAGAAATTTATCGATTAAGGCCCTCTCCAGACGCATGAAAATTGCGAGTAAATAACAGCACAACAATTagtagtgatagcccagtggttgaGTGACAGACCACCACCTCTCGCATGTATGTCGCAGGTTCGAATTCCGGGCACCTCTGACTAACATAGTTGCAGCAGCGAAGTCATTCATGTCCATGTGTCATTCACATGGACATGCGAACTAACATAGTTCACATGTCCATGTGAATGTCATGAAAGACCCCATCAGTTAAGTGTGATTAGAATGCCTACAACCCTGAGCCACagacttcaaaaataaaataaataatttgccgTTAATTTAGTGACATAACCACAGACAGATTTATTAACAATTTGAAATTTAGATTATAGTTGCTTTTTGTAAACACTCTTCTAGCAAAACTATCTACCTACGCCTATTGGGgtcttaaattgtatttttctaataagtattttcaaagaaaaacaaacactgCTTTAAAGCTGTTATTTATTGTCATTAACAAAAACAACAGCTGAATATTTTAGTTCATGAAATAGTGATTTAACGAAATGTTACAAAAAGTACTCTTGTCTACAGATGTGACTCTGGTATGTGTACAACATGCCCTGTCGACTGAAAAAGAGGAAATTATGGGATTACTTATAGGCGAGGTACGGTGAATTTATTCTCACTTGTCTCAGTGTGATGTGCCTAAGCTGTCAGTCCTGGGAGATACACTTAgcataaaatttagtttatCGAGTACTAAGTATTCCTTTACTGACTTATGTATGGCTTTGGTTACTGCCATGCTAGAATAAAtgtctatataataatagttctcAGATTTCTGCTTATTACAGGTGCACAATAATAACACTTTAGTATCAATTGTATCATCTGTTATATTGCGACGACTGGATAAAAAACCTGATAGGGTTGAAATATCTGAGGAGCAACTTGTTCAGGCTACATTACGAGCTGAAGAATTAGCAGCAGAAGTAGGGCGACCACTGAGAGTTGTAGGCTGGTACCATTCCCATCCACACATTACAGTATGGCCATCACATGTTGGTGagtatttaagaataaaatacagATTCATCACTTACTAGAATTGTTTCATCATCAATACCATCAACCTATTCTACTGCTAAGAACAACAAACTTACTACTTGTACAAAACAGAATTTAGAGCTGAGACCTGCCAAGCTACTTTAGTaggggtaaataaataaatgatttaaaaaattttacaaatgtgCAAATATAATACAGCACAGTAGTGGccagcacttttttttttatcatatactGTGGTATGCTCAAgggttaaaattaataaatactttataaataaaggtCAGGTTATGTTAGAGTAGGTAGAGCTTTTGGGCCCATAGGAAGTGAGCATCACTGATCGAtcatactttataataataattataagactGTGTTGATGGCATAGGCGTTATTTTCTAGGTACTACccatataatacataaattgatCTCGTAAATCTGCTGAGCTTTGGGTTTATTAAGGGGTAAGCTTTCTCCTTATCTCAGGAAGTCACTTTCTGTGGAAAGTGATGGAAATGAGTTCTCTGTCTTTCTATAGCAGTTTCTGTTAGCTTATCAATTTGTGTGTAGCTGTGTCAGTTGATATTTAGAATCCTTCCAAATAACCATTTTTCAAAGGCTTTGAACCTTAACCtggtttaatagtttttttgacACATGAAAAGAATTTTAATACTAAGATTAATCTTggaagttttgaatttttgaattttgcaagGAGGAACCCAAGTTTAGTAGCTAGCACTAGAGCAATAGagcccagcagggctagcaaggggaagagacaaaaattatatccccccatTAGTCCCCtgacaagcagtggcgtgcatagagggtatgcagatgatataaaatgaagaaaatctccattaagagttgtaaaaaacttaaggaaaggcattgtaagagttacaaaaagcctaccatcaagtatttataactcgtactggagattttcttcattttatatcatctgcataccctgtgcgtatcctctatgcacaccactgccaacaaggtatataattaacgtgtccacctgctaaagcatggaaacatggaataggagaagtgtacccctgtttatacatatattatttggatattatttccaattgtgtgTAAttgctttgagagttgataaagctgtggaagaagatcaATTTTTACCCTTTCCCTGGGGATAtgattgtctcctgcccatgctagccatgctggtCTTCAAAGATCCCAATAAGATGATGGGATGAGACTATTGAAGGGATGGACAGGGAGATAATGtccacacttttgcatttaaagtGCAAGAAGATTGATTGAtttgagttaaaataattatcttttttaCAGATCTTGCTACACAGTTTATGTACCAGAGAATGGACTCTAGCTTTGTAGGCATAATATTTGCAGTATTCCTTTCAGATCAGACGGCAAAAGCACCCTCagtaagatgttttttttattttctaaattactaataaaattcAGGCTTTGAGAGCTGCTGAATGCAGAATAAAAACAATTGCTAGCATCAAACATTCCCCATACAGGCAGAGTAGTTGTGGCTGACCTGTGTTCAGGCTGGTTGTAttgtatcatcattatcatccaattaggcccactacagggacagatctctcagaatgagaaatattaatacttagtttaaGGGTTTTGACTTGTTCCATGGGGACAACaggattttattcaaatataagtCTATTCTTTCCTAGCTTCACTAGATACAGAAGGTATCTAGATAGAAGAGGCTTTGATTctgttaactttatttttacatgCTACTTGAAACACACAGCTTGTGGTTATGAGCCCCTGCTTTCAGATATTGGTCCTAACCGCACATGCTTGAAATTCTGTTATATACAACCACACTTCTCAAATCTGATAGTCACTTAATATAATCGCCacgcaaaaaatattaatactatttGTTTGAATGTACAACTGGAATAGGGatttaacaaaaattttttttctttttagataCAAATAACTTGTTTTCAATCTATCAACGAAGGCTCCACTCAAAGCAGACGGGAAATAGAGAtagaaataacaaataacaatgATTCTCTTACAAATAATAACTTTCAGGTAATACTTTGGAAATGATGTAGTAATTAGCTAATGaacttttattacaattatatgtgaagtatacatttattatttaatttactctTAAGGTTGGTCTTACCTCCAAGTAAACTAGCATGTACAGTACACTTTGGAACAGTCTAGATGTTTAGGTTTCTATCTTTGCATAATAAGCATGCATCCGTCTGACTGAATTGCTTAACCCAGAGGCAAAATTATAATTCCAaatcacaataataaaaaccatACTTAATGCCACATAATCAGATtgaattttattgttacttataataatttcactTTAACAGATTTTGACACAGCTACCAGCTATATTAAAAGAAGAGGAAGATGAGGCATTTAAAAATGAAGCTGGTGAAATTGAAACAGATGATATAATTAACAAACAGCACAATTCAGCTGTGAGGACCATTGCCATAGGGCATATAGTTGAAaaggtaattatttatttaatattaaacactAATATATTGACATTCAATTGCTAGTCACTAagaacatattttataatagacAATTATGCATTATTCGTAAACAGTTCAATTTAAAACCTGATAAATATCCATAGTACATTatccataaaattataattaagataTTAGGTTTACTATTTTCGATGATATTGTGAGTCGTTACATATCTCTGAAgaggttttaaaattaatttatcaacataattttttttatctcctaAGGTTTCACGTCCTATGTTAGAAGCACTGGTTGCACGGAATGCATTAAACAGCATTCGTCTAAGGGCACTAAAAAAACAACACCAGGAATTGATGTCTAGATTAGAGAATATGTCTTGTAATGTATAGTTTAAGTACATCTCaactaaaagttttaataaataattcatttgtattacaataaaataataatattatatttaaaatattgttatttcttTACCACAAATATACTACAATTCATTTTTATCAATCATTTCAAACCCATCAGATGAATCTACACTAGAAACACTTCTTCTCTTTTTTGCATCCTGGGGATTGTATACCATGTTAACAACAGCTCCCTTGATATTTGATAGCATACTGAAAGCAGCATTGGTCCAAATGCCAGATGGTTGCACCTCTAAGGAAGATTGGTACTGTTCAGGTTGCTGTTCTGAAAAGAAAGGTTTAATAATGTCTACTGTCTATAAATTATGGGCGTAATATTAAAGCCACTCTTCACTTTGACTGAAACTAACTCTACTAGTGCAAGCGTGTCGCAGTAGTCAGTCTTGTCACCACACTGTTCATACttcataatttctaaatataaCAGCATATTTTGCACAGACGACAGTACGGATGACGCAGATTATAAAGGTCATGCTCAGGTCTCCCAAAGGTCTGCATGCGTCGCTACAACCCTAAGGGGGTTCGGGTCTGCAATTCTCGAAATTTGATTTTTCCATGTTGTCGTATATTGCCTTTGTCCTTTGTTCCGCCCTGCGAAAACAAACTCCTACTCTATAAGACAATAATTAAGCCACTATAGCCAGAAGGAATCCATCCATGGAACTTGGCAATCAGCATGCaattccaatataaatatatttatacaaaaagcCCTGAATTATACcttaaaataatgtttcatGTCTGACACAACTGAAATGCAttatgtaatttgtaatttagaATTCTGCTATACTAGACCATCATAGTGTTATTTTTCGATGGGAGGTTTTTCCCACTGAAGATGTGGTTTGTTATTGCCAATCACCCACAAAAAAAACCTACAGACTGATAGTTTCATAACTTAAATAAGAGCAAATCACCCAATCAGGCATTTGTTAGGTTCATAAAAGCAACATGGGTTGCCCCATGCTAATTGTAGTGCTAAGATTGTTTATAGACTAGGGAGTAAAAAATAAGCATTCGTGCAAACTCTGTTAGCTGTCTTTGCACGATCCTTGCAGTGGGAAAAGTATGGTTCTAGTTTTAAACATGCCAATTGAGTTGTTGGCACCACTATGTACTTTTATCATGAATGAAATAGTTCTTATCATAGAAAAATGCTGGGTTCCTATAGGACAACAATTATGTTAATACTTCTTTAAGCTAAAGTGGTTTtacagattttgataaaactaaGGAGTTATTTCcgatttatgaataataataataataataataataataatagaaatacatcTTTACCCTGCTGAAAACAAACCAATGTTACCAATGGAAATGATTCTGACAAagaacaacaaataaataaactacgacaatacacacatcgccatcaagccccaaagaaagcgtagcttgtgtttgggtac
The Pararge aegeria chromosome 6, ilParAegt1.1, whole genome shotgun sequence genome window above contains:
- the LOC120624482 gene encoding lys-63-specific deubiquitinase BRCC36-like, yielding MLQKVLLSTDVTLVCVQHALSTEKEEIMGLLIGEVHNNNTLVSIVSSVILRRLDKKPDRVEISEEQLVQATLRAEELAAEVGRPLRVVGWYHSHPHITVWPSHVDLATQFMYQRMDSSFVGIIFAVFLSDQTAKAPSIQITCFQSINEGSTQSRREIEIEITNNNDSLTNNNFQILTQLPAILKEEEDEAFKNEAGEIETDDIINKQHNSAVRTIAIGHIVEKVSRPMLEALVARNALNSIRLRALKKQHQELMSRLENMSCNV